A window of the Flavobacterium sangjuense genome harbors these coding sequences:
- the accB gene encoding acetyl-CoA carboxylase biotin carboxyl carrier protein — protein MDLKEIQNLIKFVSNSGVAEVKLETGEIKITIRTTLEGNSPDITYVQQAPMQQAIAAPSAPAAAPAAPAAPAASSDDNSKYITIKSPMIGTFYRKPSPDKPVFVEVGSSIGKGDVLCVVEAMKLFNEIEAEVSGKIVKILVDDMSPVEFDQPLFLVDPS, from the coding sequence ATGGATTTAAAAGAAATTCAAAACCTAATCAAATTTGTATCCAATTCTGGAGTTGCTGAAGTAAAACTGGAAACAGGAGAAATTAAAATTACTATCAGAACTACATTAGAAGGGAACTCACCAGATATTACTTATGTACAACAAGCACCGATGCAACAAGCAATTGCTGCACCGTCAGCTCCGGCTGCAGCCCCGGCTGCACCTGCTGCACCAGCGGCTTCATCGGATGATAATTCAAAATACATAACTATAAAGTCTCCGATGATTGGAACATTCTACCGCAAACCTTCACCGGACAAACCGGTTTTTGTTGAAGTGGGAAGTTCAATAGGTAAAGGCGATGTGCTTTGTGTTGTAGAAGCCATGAAATTATTTAACGAAATCGAAGCTGAGGTTTCAGGAAAAATTGTTAAAATTCTTGTTGATGATATGTCACCAGTTGAATTTGACCAACCATTATTCTTAGTTGACCCATCCTAG
- a CDS encoding beta-ketoacyl-ACP synthase III: protein MNKITAAITAVGAYVPDFVLSNQVLESMVETNDEWITTRTGIKERRLLKEKGKGTSFMAIKAAQDLISKSKINPEEIDLVIMATTTPDMPVAATGVYVATQIGAVNAFAYDLQAACSSFLYGMSNAAAYIESGRYKKVLLIGADKMSSIIDYTDRATCIIFGDGAGAVLFEPNFEGLGLQDEFLKSDGIGREYLKIDAGGSILPPSKETVENSQHFVFQDGKTVFKYAVSGMADVSEKIMERNNLTKDDVNWLIAHQANKRIIDATANRMGVDEEKVLVNIHRYGNTTSATLPLLLSDFEDKFKKGDNLIFAAFGGGFTWGSIYLKWAY from the coding sequence ATGAATAAAATTACAGCCGCAATAACCGCAGTTGGAGCATATGTACCAGACTTTGTACTCTCAAATCAAGTACTGGAATCAATGGTAGAAACCAATGATGAATGGATTACTACACGCACAGGAATTAAAGAAAGAAGACTTTTAAAAGAAAAAGGAAAAGGAACTTCCTTCATGGCTATAAAAGCGGCACAAGATTTAATTTCTAAATCTAAAATCAACCCAGAAGAAATAGATTTAGTTATTATGGCAACGACAACACCTGATATGCCAGTGGCAGCAACGGGAGTTTATGTTGCAACACAAATAGGAGCAGTTAATGCTTTTGCCTACGATTTACAAGCAGCCTGCTCAAGTTTTTTATACGGAATGTCAAATGCCGCGGCATATATTGAGTCGGGCAGATATAAAAAAGTACTTTTAATTGGTGCTGATAAAATGTCTTCAATTATTGACTATACAGATAGAGCGACTTGTATTATCTTTGGAGATGGTGCTGGAGCAGTTTTATTTGAGCCTAATTTTGAAGGTCTTGGTTTGCAGGATGAGTTCTTAAAAAGCGATGGCATTGGTAGAGAGTATCTAAAAATTGATGCTGGTGGATCTATTCTTCCTCCATCAAAAGAAACTGTGGAAAACAGTCAACATTTTGTTTTTCAGGATGGTAAAACGGTTTTCAAATATGCTGTATCGGGAATGGCCGATGTAAGTGAGAAAATTATGGAACGTAATAACTTAACCAAAGACGATGTGAATTGGTTAATCGCGCATCAGGCTAACAAAAGAATCATTGATGCTACAGCAAACAGAATGGGAGTTGATGAGGAAAAAGTATTGGTAAATATTCACCGATACGGAAATACAACTTCAGCAACCTTGCCTTTGTTATTGAGCGACTTTGAAGATAAATTTAAAAAAGGAGATAATTTAATTTTTGCAGCATTTGGTGGTGGATTCACTTGGGGTTCTATCTACTTGAAATGGGCATACTAA
- the rpmF gene encoding 50S ribosomal protein L32, with translation MAHPKRKISKTRRDKRRTHYKATVAQIATCPVTGEAHLYHRAYWHEGKMYYRGQVVIDKSVAVA, from the coding sequence ATGGCACATCCAAAGAGAAAAATCTCCAAAACAAGAAGAGATAAGAGAAGAACACATTATAAAGCAACTGTTGCTCAAATCGCAACTTGTCCAGTAACTGGAGAAGCACATTTATACCACAGAGCTTACTGGCATGAAGGTAAAATGTATTACAGAGGGCAAGTAGTTATTGACAAATCAGTAGCTGTTGCATAA
- the accC gene encoding acetyl-CoA carboxylase biotin carboxylase subunit: MFKKILIANRGEIALRVIRTCREMGIKTVAVYSTADAESLHVKFADEAVCIGPPPSNLSYLKMSNIIAAAEITNADAIHPGYGFLSENAKFSKICQEHGIKFIGASPEMIDRMGDKASAKATMKAAGVPCVPGSDGLLESYEQALELSRGMGFPVMLKATAGGGGKGMRAVWKEDELLKAWEGARQESAAAFGNDGMYLEKLIEEPRHIEIQVVGDSYGKACHLSERDCSVQRRHQKLTEETPSPFMTDELRNKMGEAAVKAAEFIKYEGAGTVEFLVDKHRNFYFMEMNTRIQVEHPITEQVIDYDLIREQILVAAGVPISGKNYLPQLHSIECRINAEDPYNDFRPSPGKITVLHAPGGHGVRLDTHVYAGYTIPPNYDSMIAKLITTAQTREEAINKMKRALDEFYIEGIKTTIPFHRQLMDEPDYVAGNYTTKFMESFKMNDPE; encoded by the coding sequence ATGTTTAAAAAAATATTAATTGCCAATAGAGGAGAAATTGCACTTCGTGTAATTAGAACTTGCCGTGAAATGGGCATCAAGACTGTAGCGGTTTATTCTACTGCTGATGCTGAAAGTCTGCACGTTAAATTTGCTGATGAAGCGGTCTGTATTGGTCCTCCGCCAAGTAATTTATCCTATTTAAAAATGTCCAATATTATTGCCGCTGCAGAAATTACAAATGCAGATGCAATTCATCCGGGATACGGTTTCCTTTCTGAAAATGCTAAATTTTCTAAAATTTGTCAGGAGCACGGAATCAAATTCATTGGTGCTTCACCTGAAATGATTGACAGAATGGGAGACAAAGCTTCTGCTAAAGCTACGATGAAAGCAGCCGGAGTTCCATGTGTTCCTGGTTCTGATGGTTTGTTAGAATCGTATGAGCAAGCACTAGAATTGTCCAGAGGAATGGGTTTCCCGGTGATGTTGAAAGCAACAGCCGGTGGTGGTGGAAAAGGAATGCGTGCTGTTTGGAAAGAAGACGAATTATTAAAAGCTTGGGAAGGCGCACGTCAGGAATCGGCTGCAGCTTTTGGAAATGACGGAATGTATTTGGAGAAATTGATTGAAGAACCACGTCATATCGAAATACAGGTTGTTGGAGATTCATACGGAAAAGCATGTCACTTATCGGAAAGAGATTGTTCGGTACAACGTCGTCATCAAAAATTGACTGAGGAAACTCCGTCACCATTTATGACCGATGAATTGCGTAACAAAATGGGTGAAGCTGCTGTGAAAGCTGCCGAGTTTATTAAATATGAAGGTGCAGGAACGGTTGAGTTCTTGGTAGATAAGCACAGAAATTTCTATTTTATGGAAATGAACACACGTATCCAGGTGGAACATCCAATTACGGAGCAGGTTATTGATTACGATTTGATTCGTGAGCAGATTTTAGTAGCTGCCGGTGTGCCAATTTCAGGTAAAAATTATTTGCCACAATTGCACTCAATAGAATGTCGTATCAATGCTGAAGATCCATATAATGACTTCAGACCTTCACCGGGGAAAATTACGGTTTTACATGCGCCAGGCGGACACGGAGTACGTTTAGATACACACGTTTACGCAGGATATACTATTCCGCCAAACTATGATTCGATGATTGCAAAGTTGATTACAACGGCTCAAACAAGAGAAGAAGCCATCAACAAAATGAAACGTGCTTTGGATGAGTTTTATATTGAAGGAATTAAAACAACAATTCCTTTCCACAGACAATTGATGGACGAACCGGATTATGTTGCCGGAAATTATACGACCAAGTTTATGGAAAGTTTTAAAATGAACGATCCTGAATAA